A window from Citrus sinensis cultivar Valencia sweet orange chromosome 3, DVS_A1.0, whole genome shotgun sequence encodes these proteins:
- the LOC102628600 gene encoding uncharacterized protein LOC102628600 isoform X3, producing MDSQQRKRKRQPGGLQKKGAPMLRANGQDAVPTSSTYGFVSYFNEEVKRLRSENSDLSVTLGLRKHIGKTYKELPPEQKARYKKRDERMGNSGNSNSHSGDNEIMETKCVPERFCALVKSLSEEKKKAIREIGFESLLELRCGKLKRKLCHWLVNQFKPERNIIELHGKKLELCPKMFSKIMGVKDGGMGIKINGASDHIAEVRRIFQPTVKGIRIRTLEEVIEQLDEANKIFKVAFTLFAIATLLCPIGSYISTLFLHPIMDVSSIKSLNWATFCYDWLVKSICRFQNQQAAYIGGCLHFLQIFYLHNVAYDNIQPDRNILPITFWNESRIKKFMKWLRSKGGIGSDKIKIRYFDTSGVSQQNIVGYPNFEEIFKKQCFALRILTLKVDEIIEAISGQTTLLDKVLHVRKTRGHSSSPGNRPTTGAIQSPSPDFVSPQEKYRGTLVEISSTEGSVSCRRGNPYDDSILDSKERQLLDLLCRLEGALDGESNDTFQSKPLEMGKQTTKAMEEYMDGHIQHSRDKNVISKSCRLRFSVGPFTIPSPISEDAKQLILYLFDDKLNTMYDLIYTNCFYDNCICKVCSNIIILLLFVEITPFFHGKREIVVDIGDNSITRSSMRTLLPGEWIDGDIITMYADYKNMKEAEKDVTSPRCWFLPTYYSQAALADWSSLNFAQAAGFRDRYMSRLDTCEKIYVPINSDGHWYMLVVDISHATATIWDSLESPSRREKMINESLAILASLDFVLRQEARALFCNQFTFLNFQICRQAGLPQQPNGFDCGYYVMKYMDSPCIVVHDSYQHDSDHARLLLALYLVQSPLNKIRCRLIQEARKL from the exons ATGGACAGTCAGCAACGAAAGCGTAAACGACAACCAGGGGGCTTACAGAAAAAAGGGGCTCCTATGCTAAGAGCAAATGGTCAGGACGCAGTTCCAACGTCTTCAACTTATGGATTTGTCTCTTACTT CAATGAAGAAGTTAAGCGGTTGAGAAGTGAAAATTCAGATTTGTCCGTTACGCTTGGG TTACGAAAACATATTGGGAAAACCTACAAAGAACTTCCTCCTGAACAAAAGGCAAGGTACAAAAAGAGAGATGAAAGGATGGGTAATTCGGGTAATTCAAACTCACATTCTGGTGACAATGAAATAATGGAAACTAAGTGTGTACCTGAGCGGTTTTGTGCGCTGGTTAAGAGTTTATcggaagagaagaaaaaagcaaTAAGAGAAATAGGATTTGAAAGCCTGCTTGAACTCAGATGTGGCAAGCTGAAGAGGAAGTTATGCCATTGGTTAGTTAATCAGTTTAAACCTGAACGGAATATAATTGAACTTCATGGTAAGAAATTAGAACTTTGTCCCAAAATGTTTTCGAAAATCATGGGCGTAAAAGATGGGGGTATGGGCATTAAGATTAATGGTGCAAGTGATCATATTGCTGAAGTGCGACGTATTTTCCAACCAACAGTTAAAGGGATTCGCATCCGCACGCTCGAGGAAGTAATAGAGCAATTAGATGAAGCTAACAAGATTTTCAAG GTTGCATTTACCTTATTTGCTATAGCGACATTGTTATGTCCAATAGGCAGTTATATTTCAACGTTGTTTCTGCATCCCATCATGGATGTGAGCAGCATCAAATCACTTAATTGGGCTACGTTCTGTTATGACTGGTTGGTGAAGTCCATTTGTAGATTTCAGAATCAACAAGCAGCATACATCGGAGGTTGTCTGCACTTCTTACAG ATCTTTTATCTCCATAATGTTGCATATGACAACATTCAGCCCGATAGGAATATACTTCCCATCACATTCTGGAACGAATCAAGGATCAAGAAGTTCATGAAGTGGCTTAGATCCAAAGGAGGGATTGGAAGCGATAAG ATCAAGATTCGTTATTTTGACACTAGTGGAGTCTCTCAGCAAAACATTGTTGGATATCCTAactttgaagaaatatttaagaaaCAGTGTTTTGCACTTAGGATATTGACCCTTAAGGTTGATGAGATAATTGAAGCCATCTCTGGTCAAACTACACTTCTAGATAAAGTGTTACATGTACGGAAAACCAGGGGTCATTCTTCATCTCCTGGCAATCGTCCCACCACTGGTGCCATTCAAAGTCCCTCCCCCGACTTTGTTTCTCCACAAGAAAAATACCGTGGGACTTTGGTTGAAATCTCATCAACGGAAGGTTCAGTCTCATGTCGTCGGGGTAATCCTTATGATGACTCCATCTTAGACTCAAAGGAAAGGCAATTACTTGATTTACTATGTAGGTTAGAAGGGGCTTTGGATGGTGAAAGTAATGATACATTTCAATCAAAACCATTGGAAATGGGCAAGCAAACAACAAAGGCGATGGAGGAATATATG GATGGGCATATTCAACATTCTCGAGACAAGAATGTCATTTCTAAATCTTGTCGACTGCGATTCTCCGTTGGTCCTTTCACTATTCCCTCCCCAATTTCCGAGGATGCAAAACAgcttattctttatctttttgatGACAAATTGAATACCATGTATGATCTGATATATACAAACTGCTTTTACGACAACTGTATTTGTAAAGTGTGctcaaatattattatcttGCTGTTATTTGTTGAAATAACACCATTCTTTCATGGTAAAAGGGAAATTGTGGTGGATATAGGAGACAACAGTATAACTCGGAGCAGCATGCGTACTCTTTTGCCAGGAGAATGGATTGATGGCGAT ATTATAACTATGTACGCAGATTATAAGAATATGAAAGAGGCTGAAAAAGATGTCACTTCCCCTCGATGTTGGTTTCTACCTACATATTACTCT CAAGCTGCACTAGCTGATTGGAGTAGCCTTAACTTTGCACAAGCTGCTGGTTTCCGAGATCGATACATGAGTCGTTTGGATACCTGTGAAAAG ATTTATGTCCCCATAAATTCTGATGGTCATTGGTACATGCTTGTTGTTGACATTTCTCATGCAACTGCAACTATTTGGGATTCATTGGAATCGCCGAGTCGAagagagaaaatgattaatgagTCTTTGGCAATT CTTGCCTCCCTGGATTTTGTTCTCCGTCAAGAGGCTAGAGCTCTTTTTTGTAATCAAttcacttttttaaattttcaaatctgtCGTCAAGCTGGTCTACCACAACAGCCAAATGGTTTTGATTGCGGCTACTATGTGATGAAGTATATGGATAGTCCTTGTATTGTTGTCCATGACTCTTATCAG CATGACTCGGATCACGCTCGCCTTCTTCTAGCTCTTTATTTGGTGCAATCTCCGCTTAACAAGATCAGGTGTCGACTTATTCAAGAAGCGCGGAAGTTATAG
- the LOC102628600 gene encoding uncharacterized protein LOC102628600 isoform X1, producing MKLVQQAGLYLNLTIGPYDCGKWNFVIQMDSQQRKRKRQPGGLQKKGAPMLRANGQDAVPTSSTYGFVSYFNEEVKRLRSENSDLSVTLGLRKHIGKTYKELPPEQKARYKKRDERMGNSGNSNSHSGDNEIMETKCVPERFCALVKSLSEEKKKAIREIGFESLLELRCGKLKRKLCHWLVNQFKPERNIIELHGKKLELCPKMFSKIMGVKDGGMGIKINGASDHIAEVRRIFQPTVKGIRIRTLEEVIEQLDEANKIFKVAFTLFAIATLLCPIGSYISTLFLHPIMDVSSIKSLNWATFCYDWLVKSICRFQNQQAAYIGGCLHFLQIFYLHNVAYDNIQPDRNILPITFWNESRIKKFMKWLRSKGGIGSDKIKIRYFDTSGVSQQNIVGYPNFEEIFKKQCFALRILTLKVDEIIEAISGQTTLLDKVLHVRKTRGHSSSPGNRPTTGAIQSPSPDFVSPQEKYRGTLVEISSTEGSVSCRRGNPYDDSILDSKERQLLDLLCRLEGALDGESNDTFQSKPLEMGKQTTKAMEEYMDGHIQHSRDKNVISKSCRLRFSVGPFTIPSPISEDAKQLILYLFDDKLNTMYDLIYTNCFYDNCICKVCSNIIILLLFVEITPFFHGKREIVVDIGDNSITRSSMRTLLPGEWIDGDIITMYADYKNMKEAEKDVTSPRCWFLPTYYSQAALADWSSLNFAQAAGFRDRYMSRLDTCEKIYVPINSDGHWYMLVVDISHATATIWDSLESPSRREKMINESLAILASLDFVLRQEARALFCNQFTFLNFQICRQAGLPQQPNGFDCGYYVMKYMDSPCIVVHDSYQHDSDHARLLLALYLVQSPLNKIRCRLIQEARKL from the exons ATGAAGCTGGTGCAGCAAGCAGGCCTTTATCTTAATCTGACGATTGGTCCTTACGATTGTGGTAAGTGGAATTTTGT aaTACAAATGGACAGTCAGCAACGAAAGCGTAAACGACAACCAGGGGGCTTACAGAAAAAAGGGGCTCCTATGCTAAGAGCAAATGGTCAGGACGCAGTTCCAACGTCTTCAACTTATGGATTTGTCTCTTACTT CAATGAAGAAGTTAAGCGGTTGAGAAGTGAAAATTCAGATTTGTCCGTTACGCTTGGG TTACGAAAACATATTGGGAAAACCTACAAAGAACTTCCTCCTGAACAAAAGGCAAGGTACAAAAAGAGAGATGAAAGGATGGGTAATTCGGGTAATTCAAACTCACATTCTGGTGACAATGAAATAATGGAAACTAAGTGTGTACCTGAGCGGTTTTGTGCGCTGGTTAAGAGTTTATcggaagagaagaaaaaagcaaTAAGAGAAATAGGATTTGAAAGCCTGCTTGAACTCAGATGTGGCAAGCTGAAGAGGAAGTTATGCCATTGGTTAGTTAATCAGTTTAAACCTGAACGGAATATAATTGAACTTCATGGTAAGAAATTAGAACTTTGTCCCAAAATGTTTTCGAAAATCATGGGCGTAAAAGATGGGGGTATGGGCATTAAGATTAATGGTGCAAGTGATCATATTGCTGAAGTGCGACGTATTTTCCAACCAACAGTTAAAGGGATTCGCATCCGCACGCTCGAGGAAGTAATAGAGCAATTAGATGAAGCTAACAAGATTTTCAAG GTTGCATTTACCTTATTTGCTATAGCGACATTGTTATGTCCAATAGGCAGTTATATTTCAACGTTGTTTCTGCATCCCATCATGGATGTGAGCAGCATCAAATCACTTAATTGGGCTACGTTCTGTTATGACTGGTTGGTGAAGTCCATTTGTAGATTTCAGAATCAACAAGCAGCATACATCGGAGGTTGTCTGCACTTCTTACAG ATCTTTTATCTCCATAATGTTGCATATGACAACATTCAGCCCGATAGGAATATACTTCCCATCACATTCTGGAACGAATCAAGGATCAAGAAGTTCATGAAGTGGCTTAGATCCAAAGGAGGGATTGGAAGCGATAAG ATCAAGATTCGTTATTTTGACACTAGTGGAGTCTCTCAGCAAAACATTGTTGGATATCCTAactttgaagaaatatttaagaaaCAGTGTTTTGCACTTAGGATATTGACCCTTAAGGTTGATGAGATAATTGAAGCCATCTCTGGTCAAACTACACTTCTAGATAAAGTGTTACATGTACGGAAAACCAGGGGTCATTCTTCATCTCCTGGCAATCGTCCCACCACTGGTGCCATTCAAAGTCCCTCCCCCGACTTTGTTTCTCCACAAGAAAAATACCGTGGGACTTTGGTTGAAATCTCATCAACGGAAGGTTCAGTCTCATGTCGTCGGGGTAATCCTTATGATGACTCCATCTTAGACTCAAAGGAAAGGCAATTACTTGATTTACTATGTAGGTTAGAAGGGGCTTTGGATGGTGAAAGTAATGATACATTTCAATCAAAACCATTGGAAATGGGCAAGCAAACAACAAAGGCGATGGAGGAATATATG GATGGGCATATTCAACATTCTCGAGACAAGAATGTCATTTCTAAATCTTGTCGACTGCGATTCTCCGTTGGTCCTTTCACTATTCCCTCCCCAATTTCCGAGGATGCAAAACAgcttattctttatctttttgatGACAAATTGAATACCATGTATGATCTGATATATACAAACTGCTTTTACGACAACTGTATTTGTAAAGTGTGctcaaatattattatcttGCTGTTATTTGTTGAAATAACACCATTCTTTCATGGTAAAAGGGAAATTGTGGTGGATATAGGAGACAACAGTATAACTCGGAGCAGCATGCGTACTCTTTTGCCAGGAGAATGGATTGATGGCGAT ATTATAACTATGTACGCAGATTATAAGAATATGAAAGAGGCTGAAAAAGATGTCACTTCCCCTCGATGTTGGTTTCTACCTACATATTACTCT CAAGCTGCACTAGCTGATTGGAGTAGCCTTAACTTTGCACAAGCTGCTGGTTTCCGAGATCGATACATGAGTCGTTTGGATACCTGTGAAAAG ATTTATGTCCCCATAAATTCTGATGGTCATTGGTACATGCTTGTTGTTGACATTTCTCATGCAACTGCAACTATTTGGGATTCATTGGAATCGCCGAGTCGAagagagaaaatgattaatgagTCTTTGGCAATT CTTGCCTCCCTGGATTTTGTTCTCCGTCAAGAGGCTAGAGCTCTTTTTTGTAATCAAttcacttttttaaattttcaaatctgtCGTCAAGCTGGTCTACCACAACAGCCAAATGGTTTTGATTGCGGCTACTATGTGATGAAGTATATGGATAGTCCTTGTATTGTTGTCCATGACTCTTATCAG CATGACTCGGATCACGCTCGCCTTCTTCTAGCTCTTTATTTGGTGCAATCTCCGCTTAACAAGATCAGGTGTCGACTTATTCAAGAAGCGCGGAAGTTATAG
- the LOC102628600 gene encoding uncharacterized protein LOC102628600 isoform X2, producing MLSKTFLYSQGSCFAEVHSRIQMDSQQRKRKRQPGGLQKKGAPMLRANGQDAVPTSSTYGFVSYFNEEVKRLRSENSDLSVTLGLRKHIGKTYKELPPEQKARYKKRDERMGNSGNSNSHSGDNEIMETKCVPERFCALVKSLSEEKKKAIREIGFESLLELRCGKLKRKLCHWLVNQFKPERNIIELHGKKLELCPKMFSKIMGVKDGGMGIKINGASDHIAEVRRIFQPTVKGIRIRTLEEVIEQLDEANKIFKVAFTLFAIATLLCPIGSYISTLFLHPIMDVSSIKSLNWATFCYDWLVKSICRFQNQQAAYIGGCLHFLQIFYLHNVAYDNIQPDRNILPITFWNESRIKKFMKWLRSKGGIGSDKIKIRYFDTSGVSQQNIVGYPNFEEIFKKQCFALRILTLKVDEIIEAISGQTTLLDKVLHVRKTRGHSSSPGNRPTTGAIQSPSPDFVSPQEKYRGTLVEISSTEGSVSCRRGNPYDDSILDSKERQLLDLLCRLEGALDGESNDTFQSKPLEMGKQTTKAMEEYMDGHIQHSRDKNVISKSCRLRFSVGPFTIPSPISEDAKQLILYLFDDKLNTMYDLIYTNCFYDNCICKVCSNIIILLLFVEITPFFHGKREIVVDIGDNSITRSSMRTLLPGEWIDGDIITMYADYKNMKEAEKDVTSPRCWFLPTYYSQAALADWSSLNFAQAAGFRDRYMSRLDTCEKIYVPINSDGHWYMLVVDISHATATIWDSLESPSRREKMINESLAILASLDFVLRQEARALFCNQFTFLNFQICRQAGLPQQPNGFDCGYYVMKYMDSPCIVVHDSYQHDSDHARLLLALYLVQSPLNKIRCRLIQEARKL from the exons ATGTTGAGCAAAACTTTTCTTTATTCTCAGGGGTCCTGTTTTGCTGAAGTACATTCCAG aaTACAAATGGACAGTCAGCAACGAAAGCGTAAACGACAACCAGGGGGCTTACAGAAAAAAGGGGCTCCTATGCTAAGAGCAAATGGTCAGGACGCAGTTCCAACGTCTTCAACTTATGGATTTGTCTCTTACTT CAATGAAGAAGTTAAGCGGTTGAGAAGTGAAAATTCAGATTTGTCCGTTACGCTTGGG TTACGAAAACATATTGGGAAAACCTACAAAGAACTTCCTCCTGAACAAAAGGCAAGGTACAAAAAGAGAGATGAAAGGATGGGTAATTCGGGTAATTCAAACTCACATTCTGGTGACAATGAAATAATGGAAACTAAGTGTGTACCTGAGCGGTTTTGTGCGCTGGTTAAGAGTTTATcggaagagaagaaaaaagcaaTAAGAGAAATAGGATTTGAAAGCCTGCTTGAACTCAGATGTGGCAAGCTGAAGAGGAAGTTATGCCATTGGTTAGTTAATCAGTTTAAACCTGAACGGAATATAATTGAACTTCATGGTAAGAAATTAGAACTTTGTCCCAAAATGTTTTCGAAAATCATGGGCGTAAAAGATGGGGGTATGGGCATTAAGATTAATGGTGCAAGTGATCATATTGCTGAAGTGCGACGTATTTTCCAACCAACAGTTAAAGGGATTCGCATCCGCACGCTCGAGGAAGTAATAGAGCAATTAGATGAAGCTAACAAGATTTTCAAG GTTGCATTTACCTTATTTGCTATAGCGACATTGTTATGTCCAATAGGCAGTTATATTTCAACGTTGTTTCTGCATCCCATCATGGATGTGAGCAGCATCAAATCACTTAATTGGGCTACGTTCTGTTATGACTGGTTGGTGAAGTCCATTTGTAGATTTCAGAATCAACAAGCAGCATACATCGGAGGTTGTCTGCACTTCTTACAG ATCTTTTATCTCCATAATGTTGCATATGACAACATTCAGCCCGATAGGAATATACTTCCCATCACATTCTGGAACGAATCAAGGATCAAGAAGTTCATGAAGTGGCTTAGATCCAAAGGAGGGATTGGAAGCGATAAG ATCAAGATTCGTTATTTTGACACTAGTGGAGTCTCTCAGCAAAACATTGTTGGATATCCTAactttgaagaaatatttaagaaaCAGTGTTTTGCACTTAGGATATTGACCCTTAAGGTTGATGAGATAATTGAAGCCATCTCTGGTCAAACTACACTTCTAGATAAAGTGTTACATGTACGGAAAACCAGGGGTCATTCTTCATCTCCTGGCAATCGTCCCACCACTGGTGCCATTCAAAGTCCCTCCCCCGACTTTGTTTCTCCACAAGAAAAATACCGTGGGACTTTGGTTGAAATCTCATCAACGGAAGGTTCAGTCTCATGTCGTCGGGGTAATCCTTATGATGACTCCATCTTAGACTCAAAGGAAAGGCAATTACTTGATTTACTATGTAGGTTAGAAGGGGCTTTGGATGGTGAAAGTAATGATACATTTCAATCAAAACCATTGGAAATGGGCAAGCAAACAACAAAGGCGATGGAGGAATATATG GATGGGCATATTCAACATTCTCGAGACAAGAATGTCATTTCTAAATCTTGTCGACTGCGATTCTCCGTTGGTCCTTTCACTATTCCCTCCCCAATTTCCGAGGATGCAAAACAgcttattctttatctttttgatGACAAATTGAATACCATGTATGATCTGATATATACAAACTGCTTTTACGACAACTGTATTTGTAAAGTGTGctcaaatattattatcttGCTGTTATTTGTTGAAATAACACCATTCTTTCATGGTAAAAGGGAAATTGTGGTGGATATAGGAGACAACAGTATAACTCGGAGCAGCATGCGTACTCTTTTGCCAGGAGAATGGATTGATGGCGAT ATTATAACTATGTACGCAGATTATAAGAATATGAAAGAGGCTGAAAAAGATGTCACTTCCCCTCGATGTTGGTTTCTACCTACATATTACTCT CAAGCTGCACTAGCTGATTGGAGTAGCCTTAACTTTGCACAAGCTGCTGGTTTCCGAGATCGATACATGAGTCGTTTGGATACCTGTGAAAAG ATTTATGTCCCCATAAATTCTGATGGTCATTGGTACATGCTTGTTGTTGACATTTCTCATGCAACTGCAACTATTTGGGATTCATTGGAATCGCCGAGTCGAagagagaaaatgattaatgagTCTTTGGCAATT CTTGCCTCCCTGGATTTTGTTCTCCGTCAAGAGGCTAGAGCTCTTTTTTGTAATCAAttcacttttttaaattttcaaatctgtCGTCAAGCTGGTCTACCACAACAGCCAAATGGTTTTGATTGCGGCTACTATGTGATGAAGTATATGGATAGTCCTTGTATTGTTGTCCATGACTCTTATCAG CATGACTCGGATCACGCTCGCCTTCTTCTAGCTCTTTATTTGGTGCAATCTCCGCTTAACAAGATCAGGTGTCGACTTATTCAAGAAGCGCGGAAGTTATAG
- the LOC102628600 gene encoding uncharacterized protein LOC102628600 isoform X4: MKLVQQAGLYLNLTIGPYDCGKWNFVIQMDSQQRKRKRQPGGLQKKGAPMLRANGQDAVPTSSTYGFVSYFNEEVKRLRSENSDLSVTLGLRKHIGKTYKELPPEQKARYKKRDERMGNSGNSNSHSGDNEIMETKCVPERFCALVKSLSEEKKKAIREIGFESLLELRCGKLKRKLCHWLVNQFKPERNIIELHGKKLELCPKMFSKIMGVKDGGMGIKINGASDHIAEVRRIFQPTVKGIRIRTLEEVIEQLDEANKIFKVAFTLFAIATLLCPIGSYISTLFLHPIMDVSSIKSLNWATFCYDWLVKSICRFQNQQAAYIGGCLHFLQIFYLHNVAYDNIQPDRNILPITFWNESRIKKFMKWLRSKGGIGSDKIKIRYFDTSGVSQQNIVGYPNFEEIFKKQCFALRILTLKVDEIIEAISGQTTLLDKVLHVRKTRGHSSSPGNRPTTGAIQSPSPDFVSPQEKYRGTLVEISSTEGSVSCRRGNPYDDSILDSKERQLLDLLCRLEGALDGESNDTFQSKPLEMGKQTTKAMEEYMDGHIQHSRDKNVISKSCRLRFSVGPFTIPSPISEDAKQLILYLFDDKLNTMEIVVDIGDNSITRSSMRTLLPGEWIDGDIITMYADYKNMKEAEKDVTSPRCWFLPTYYSQAALADWSSLNFAQAAGFRDRYMSRLDTCEKIYVPINSDGHWYMLVVDISHATATIWDSLESPSRREKMINESLAILASLDFVLRQEARALFCNQFTFLNFQICRQAGLPQQPNGFDCGYYVMKYMDSPCIVVHDSYQHDSDHARLLLALYLVQSPLNKIRCRLIQEARKL; the protein is encoded by the exons ATGAAGCTGGTGCAGCAAGCAGGCCTTTATCTTAATCTGACGATTGGTCCTTACGATTGTGGTAAGTGGAATTTTGT aaTACAAATGGACAGTCAGCAACGAAAGCGTAAACGACAACCAGGGGGCTTACAGAAAAAAGGGGCTCCTATGCTAAGAGCAAATGGTCAGGACGCAGTTCCAACGTCTTCAACTTATGGATTTGTCTCTTACTT CAATGAAGAAGTTAAGCGGTTGAGAAGTGAAAATTCAGATTTGTCCGTTACGCTTGGG TTACGAAAACATATTGGGAAAACCTACAAAGAACTTCCTCCTGAACAAAAGGCAAGGTACAAAAAGAGAGATGAAAGGATGGGTAATTCGGGTAATTCAAACTCACATTCTGGTGACAATGAAATAATGGAAACTAAGTGTGTACCTGAGCGGTTTTGTGCGCTGGTTAAGAGTTTATcggaagagaagaaaaaagcaaTAAGAGAAATAGGATTTGAAAGCCTGCTTGAACTCAGATGTGGCAAGCTGAAGAGGAAGTTATGCCATTGGTTAGTTAATCAGTTTAAACCTGAACGGAATATAATTGAACTTCATGGTAAGAAATTAGAACTTTGTCCCAAAATGTTTTCGAAAATCATGGGCGTAAAAGATGGGGGTATGGGCATTAAGATTAATGGTGCAAGTGATCATATTGCTGAAGTGCGACGTATTTTCCAACCAACAGTTAAAGGGATTCGCATCCGCACGCTCGAGGAAGTAATAGAGCAATTAGATGAAGCTAACAAGATTTTCAAG GTTGCATTTACCTTATTTGCTATAGCGACATTGTTATGTCCAATAGGCAGTTATATTTCAACGTTGTTTCTGCATCCCATCATGGATGTGAGCAGCATCAAATCACTTAATTGGGCTACGTTCTGTTATGACTGGTTGGTGAAGTCCATTTGTAGATTTCAGAATCAACAAGCAGCATACATCGGAGGTTGTCTGCACTTCTTACAG ATCTTTTATCTCCATAATGTTGCATATGACAACATTCAGCCCGATAGGAATATACTTCCCATCACATTCTGGAACGAATCAAGGATCAAGAAGTTCATGAAGTGGCTTAGATCCAAAGGAGGGATTGGAAGCGATAAG ATCAAGATTCGTTATTTTGACACTAGTGGAGTCTCTCAGCAAAACATTGTTGGATATCCTAactttgaagaaatatttaagaaaCAGTGTTTTGCACTTAGGATATTGACCCTTAAGGTTGATGAGATAATTGAAGCCATCTCTGGTCAAACTACACTTCTAGATAAAGTGTTACATGTACGGAAAACCAGGGGTCATTCTTCATCTCCTGGCAATCGTCCCACCACTGGTGCCATTCAAAGTCCCTCCCCCGACTTTGTTTCTCCACAAGAAAAATACCGTGGGACTTTGGTTGAAATCTCATCAACGGAAGGTTCAGTCTCATGTCGTCGGGGTAATCCTTATGATGACTCCATCTTAGACTCAAAGGAAAGGCAATTACTTGATTTACTATGTAGGTTAGAAGGGGCTTTGGATGGTGAAAGTAATGATACATTTCAATCAAAACCATTGGAAATGGGCAAGCAAACAACAAAGGCGATGGAGGAATATATG GATGGGCATATTCAACATTCTCGAGACAAGAATGTCATTTCTAAATCTTGTCGACTGCGATTCTCCGTTGGTCCTTTCACTATTCCCTCCCCAATTTCCGAGGATGCAAAACAgcttattctttatctttttgatGACAAATTGAATACCAT GGAAATTGTGGTGGATATAGGAGACAACAGTATAACTCGGAGCAGCATGCGTACTCTTTTGCCAGGAGAATGGATTGATGGCGAT ATTATAACTATGTACGCAGATTATAAGAATATGAAAGAGGCTGAAAAAGATGTCACTTCCCCTCGATGTTGGTTTCTACCTACATATTACTCT CAAGCTGCACTAGCTGATTGGAGTAGCCTTAACTTTGCACAAGCTGCTGGTTTCCGAGATCGATACATGAGTCGTTTGGATACCTGTGAAAAG ATTTATGTCCCCATAAATTCTGATGGTCATTGGTACATGCTTGTTGTTGACATTTCTCATGCAACTGCAACTATTTGGGATTCATTGGAATCGCCGAGTCGAagagagaaaatgattaatgagTCTTTGGCAATT CTTGCCTCCCTGGATTTTGTTCTCCGTCAAGAGGCTAGAGCTCTTTTTTGTAATCAAttcacttttttaaattttcaaatctgtCGTCAAGCTGGTCTACCACAACAGCCAAATGGTTTTGATTGCGGCTACTATGTGATGAAGTATATGGATAGTCCTTGTATTGTTGTCCATGACTCTTATCAG CATGACTCGGATCACGCTCGCCTTCTTCTAGCTCTTTATTTGGTGCAATCTCCGCTTAACAAGATCAGGTGTCGACTTATTCAAGAAGCGCGGAAGTTATAG